The sequence CTACAACCGCCCCCAGCTCCTCCAAGGGTCTGCTAGTGGAAGCGCGAGGCTCGGaccctgcggggggggggcggcggtggTGGTAGAGGGGACCTAATGCAATGCTccagacctccctccctcccgtgcACACCTGCTGGGAGCATTTAGGACGCAGCCCTCGGTGCAGCAGGAGCCTGTCTGCGTCCCTTAATTTATATGAATTGCGCAGCGCCTGCCGTTTTACGCAGAAAGGGGCGATGAGCTTCCTCGGAGGGAAACCCGCCGCCTGGCCCGGCTCCTTTCTCCAGTCCACGTGCACGTGGGGAAAAGCAAGTAACACCTAGTCATGCCGCTGGAGGATCTAGGCCAGTGTCGCCCACGGCCAGCTTGCAGCAGTGCTGCGGAGTTTCAGGCAAGaggctttcccagccctgcctcgagaggccagggattgaagcgTTCAAGGCACTGTGCTTCTGTTTCTGAGCTGCGGCTCCTTACTGAAGTGGAAGGCTGCAGTTGGCAGAGTTTTGGTCTTCGCACCTCTTAAATATGCAGgagatcccccccacccccattaagaGTTTGGTAATTCTAGTGTTCTGAAACAAGGCAGCACACACGGTTTTTAAAGCTTGCAGATTATCCAGTCAGGTGGCTGGTGTGGACATGAGCAGGTATCCCTTGGGAACTGGTGTCTAGTAATGTAATATATTACTGACTTACACAGCTTTTTCCTTTGCTGAAGCGTCTTGACATATCTTCCAATTTATACAATCTCTTccaaatttatacaaaatgtcaCAGATGTGGACCACTAATTTGTTCAGAATGTCGCAGCAGTATTTGtctggttttccaagtagaagtGAAAAAAAGTTAAAATGTTAGAATGCTCTTGACAATCATTTCTTCCTTCCCTGTAGGTATATTTTGAACACATGTTACAAATATGGCTGTCTCTCTTATTATAAAATGGGGTGGGCAGGAATTTTTGATAACCACCTTGTCAGAAGAAGACACAGTGCTGGATCTCAAGCAGTCCCTCAAAGGACTTACTGGAGTGCTCCCAGAGCGTCAAAAGCTTCTTGGACTTAAAGTAAAAGGTAATATTTATTTCATGCTCCACCTTTCTTTCACTGTTTAGTAGGGTTGCAGAAACAGACCTGGTTGTCAAATTGGCCAGCTGCTAAGGCATATCTGCATATCTGTTGCCTTTTGTCCCAGATCCACACTTTCTTCTTGCCTGGTCCATGTGTTAAAATTGTCATGGTGGAGAGAAGACTGACTCCTACACTTGGGGTGGGTCAACTTAAGGCTTCCATCGTCCttaatttccttctctctctctttttctagaatGACCCACTCCTGTGCTAACACACACTTACAAAGCAAGAATTGAGAATCAGAATATGCAAAACTAATCTGTGTTAAATGATCTGATGTGTGCAGGTGGCAAGGTTTTCCCCAGTCCAGAATTTCTTGCAAGAATTTCTtgcaggcatcaggttggccactgtgagactaggATTCAGCACACTCTTCTAATGTTTTTTATGAATATCAGCAAGTATTAGGTGACCTGCAAAAAATAGGCTAGGGGTTCACTTTTTGTTGTTGACACTGCACTTCCAGGAGGGAGGTgggaagcagaaagaaagaacaaactcTGGATTGTAACCAGCAAAGTCGTCCTAGCAGAAAGACTTCTGTTTGCTCGGTGggacttcctctccttctctctacATGTGCCCATGCTAAATCTGTTCCAGTGGGTTGCAGAAAGAAACAGCTGCAGAGGAAATCACTCATTTTTGCTGAGGAAGCTGTAATCTGTTTATATTGCAGGCAAGCCAGCAGACAATGATGTTAAGCTTGGATCACTAAAATTGAAACCAAATACTAAAATCATGATGATGGGGACTCGTGAGGAAAGCTTGGTAAAAtacatttttctatttaaaacacacaaaaactaaTAATTACAGAAaacataattataataaatacatGTAATTGCCTAGAAATAATGTAGGGTTCATGTGTATGTCTGAGAACAAGCAGTGTAATTAATTTTCTGATTAAATGTTAACTGACAAAAAGTTGTTCAAGCCAGAATTTGGCCTGTATGTGGTATGAACTGAAGGTGTTCCAGGAGGGGTACTCAAATCgtgattgcaggtttcccacagcatctggttggctgccaagagcaggatgttggactatatgggccattggtctgatccagcaggctcttcttaccttcTTAAATTCCTTTAACCAATTGATTTTCTACCCTCTTGCCACCAAAATAACTGCATTCTTCCAAAGCCGCCAAGAATGTATAGGTTGTTCACATTTTCTTAATTTGTTTCATCACTGATTCCTCATgtttatattttccatttttgtgGGCTGTCAACTTGATCAGCCACTTTATTCTCTTTCTGTATCCTCTTTAAAAAGTATCCAAATGCTGCTTTAAGCAGTGTGTGATGTTTAATTCTGAATGTTGCTCTTTGTTTAGACAATGCCTTGGCAAAAAGCAAAAGTACTTTTGAAGGGCAGGGGATGGAAGCAGAAGTATATCTCATTTTGTTTTTCTGTACAAGAACTTtcaaatacagccgtaccttggatcctgaactcCCTGGAACTCAAATGTTTtgactcctgaatgccgcaaacctggaagtgattgttctggtttgcgaacattcttttggaacccgaacatctgacggggcttccgcagcttctgactggctgcaggatcttcctgcGGCCATTCAGTAGCCgcaatttggtttttgaacgttttggaagtcgaacggacttccagaatggattccgttcgacttccaaggtacgattgtaataAAATAAGTTTTCGGTGTTTTACTTTTGTTTTAGGAAGATGTCCTTGGGCCACCGCCTGATAATGAAGATGTAGTCAATGATTTTGACATTGAAGAGGAAGTGGTTGAAGTCGAGAATAGGTGAGTTTGTTGCTGAATAGAGAAATAATTGGCTGGCTTATCAATATGCAACAGCTGCATGTCAtttatattgtttgtttttaggGAAGAGAATCTGCTGAAAATCTCCCGCAGAGTTAAGGAGTATAAAGTGGAAATATTGAACCCTCCGCGAGAAGGGAAGAAATTGTTGGTCCTGGATGTTGATTATACCCTGTTTGGTAAGTAATATACTTCATTTTCAAGACATTATTCCCTGGGCCTGGTACCTGCTGATTTCATGGTTCTTGGCAGCAGACCAGAGAGTTGCTCTCTGGGTATAGGTAGGTTCATTTGGGTTCCAGTGCAGTCCTGGGTGCTATGCTCCCTTGAATGGAGTGTAGGTGTATGCCAGAGCACAGGTAAGGAGAAAAGATGCTGGCATTCAAATAAGGTTTTAAATGACTAATATGAACTGGCTGACTTTCTTCTAGACCATAGATCATGTGCAGAGACTGGGCTTGAGCTGATGAGGCCGTATCTGCATGAATTCCTGACATCTGCATACGAAGACTATGATATTGTAATTTGGTGTAAGTTATTTACTTCACAAATTGAAAGTGTTTTCATTATGCCTAGAGATGCATTGCCACTTGTGACgtagggatctctgctggagatgTTGTGGACTTGATCTGCATCTTTTATGCAATGCTTGATGCTGTATTACATCTCTCAAGCCAGCAATCATGAGAGGTAGTTTAATGGAGGCTTTAGCCCTTGCGGGACAGTCCACACTGAACCCCTGTGTGAATGAAAATCAATACTTGATTTAAAATACCCTCCTGAACAACTTGATAAAATACTCTCTGGGGCAAGTACTCTGATTCAGAAAATGGGTTATGAATCCCTGTTGGTCGTAAACATGGGCTAGGATCCAAAGACCTACTTAGGTAATCCAAAGCCTTGGGGATGCCTAGTAGAGTGATTGTGAAACTTTGCCTTGCTTTAAATGAAGTTTGTCATGCTGCACTGGGACTGTGTGTGCTACTGTAGGGGAAGTTCAAATCAAAGTCTCCCTTGAGTGTTCAGAACTTGTTGCATGGTCCCTAGGATCTAGGACATGAGAAGGAAAACACACTTAATGCCAGCTGTTGAAGCACTTTATTTGACACTTACCATTTGTTTGTGTTCTTGTTGTACAGAAGTAGATCTAATGctcccctcttctccttgtgTCAAATTGAGTGGTTGAACAAAGTAATGCTGTATTGCACccccattgtattttaaaagctttttcttGTTTATATATTAAACATGGTGTGCTTTTTGTTCCAGCATCTTTACAGTAGCTCACACTAAAAATGAGCCACAAGGTATCCAGATACCTAAGATAAGCAGAGCTCAGATAAATAGGAATACACACTATTACAGTGACTTGGTGGTAGCATTGGGATTAGAGAGTGACTCCCTGGGCAGATTCATGCAACTGTTGGATGAGCTGCTTGCCACAAATATGCGAATGCAGGTGAAACTGAAGAACAGTTTAGATGAGAGGGACTTGCTGCATTGAAAACTAATTTGGAGCCTGCATTCATGATTAATTAGCTAATACCCAGAATAGGATAACATGGTATTAAAAGATGCCTTGAAAATACTTCACTTGAAAATACTTTGTTTATTCCCTTTCAGCTGCTACCAATATGAAGTGGATTGAAGCTAAAATGAAAGTAAGCCCGATGTGtaagcttgtgtgtgttttgattttcTTGTGTTTTAGAATGTTCTTTGTGTGATCTGCTTCACAAAATGATTCATAGTATTTTAGTCATAGCATAGAACTCTGTTACAAGTGCTAAAATTGGCATGATTAATACTGTGGCTTTGGCCCTAAGTtcccatgaatgcctccctcctCTTGTGGAATGCTCCTACTGGTGACATGCAGAAGGAGAGGCAAATTATAGGAGATTGGTAAACTACAGCAGGCGATGAGCCAGTGTG comes from Podarcis raffonei isolate rPodRaf1 chromosome 2, rPodRaf1.pri, whole genome shotgun sequence and encodes:
- the UBLCP1 gene encoding ubiquitin-like domain-containing CTD phosphatase 1 codes for the protein MAVSLIIKWGGQEFLITTLSEEDTVLDLKQSLKGLTGVLPERQKLLGLKVKGKPADNDVKLGSLKLKPNTKIMMMGTREESLEDVLGPPPDNEDVVNDFDIEEEVVEVENREENLLKISRRVKEYKVEILNPPREGKKLLVLDVDYTLFDHRSCAETGLELMRPYLHEFLTSAYEDYDIVIWSATNMKWIEAKMKELGVSTNANYKITFMLDSAAMITVHTPRRGLIDVKPLGVIWGKFSEFYSKKNTIMFDDIGRNFLMNPQNGLKIKPFMKAHLNRDKDKELLKLTQYLKEIAKLDDFLELNHKHWERYLSKKQGQ